The Danio rerio strain Tuebingen ecotype United States chromosome 20, GRCz12tu, whole genome shotgun sequence genome contains the following window.
TAACTTCAAagtttttgtttacttttctgcTCTCAAATTTGATAAAGCTGGGAACCATGATTTCCTTTTTTCTCATTGGTATGCATGGACCCAAGCCTTTGtccttgttttttttaaccaccCCCACAGAGTAAATCTAAAACAATGGCTCACTGTTCTGTTGCTGCCATACTTTTGTTTGTATATCCCAATTACCACAACTTCTATATGTGCCCTATTTACTGCTTCTATACACATTGTATTCTTTACAAGTCAATCTGAAGTCTATTAATGTAGGTTTATATGTAGATTGCCCATACACTCATTCTCTTTTATCACTCgcataaacacataaatatatcTTTAGatacatattttacaaatataacatttgtttgtatttacaATGTATGGTTAAACAGTAGACTTTAACATTTAagtacacaaaaacacaaatagaTGCCACACGTGCCTTATCTGAGGTTGAGAAGGTTTTGGATTTTGGACAACCGCAGTTGTCTGTGGTGAAGATGCCCCTGTTGAACTTGTGTACTCAGTGTCTGGGCCCCATTTGTTTGTACGTGTGAGAGCAGTTGGTCTTGATGCATCGAGACATTCCCGACTCGTGATAACGAATGACTAACCAGACTCAATGAGTTATTGTGATGAACCAGAAGCTTTGGATTCAAGCCGGGTTTTGATCCCATTTAAGAAAACTCCCCAGCATCATTTATCACTTTAATCAAAAAATGAGTTCTTAAATCATGCAGCGCTCAAAGGTGTTGGGGAAACTACATTACACTCTAAAAGAAAGGCGCACTAATAAAACTCCACATGAACAAGAAAGGATAAAATGTGTAGTaatatcagtttttattttaatactgctTCTATTGTGGGCGCAGAGCAGATGTATATCTGTGAGCAGGATGGAGTTTTCCATCCCCTCATTCTCTGACAGGATGGGTGGATGTTTAAAAATTAAGTGGCAAAAGAGTGGCTGAAAACTAAAGtatatattatatcttatttGGCATAAAGTGTCATTAAAGACACAGCATCTAATTTTCGCCACTAAAgggtgcatattcacaacaaacaaaggtataGTTTGATGACAACTTGACTAAGTATGGAATCAAGGGAGTTTTCATCTTCATTACATCCTTCAGGACTTATAATTTCTTTTTAGTATGAAGCAGAGTAAGGCTGAAAGCTGTTGAAGTGAAACAATGCCACTTCCAAAATTGCACTGAGAATGATATATGAGTGTGACACATCACAGTGCCACAGTCGACCACTCGCCATTCTGATTTCACAATGTACTgaaggacatgttcctggatttacatccatgttgatcctggaccatcattccaatcagccaatcagaattaagggatacgtctactgtttatgttaagtttaggcttatggttaggtttgtgtgcttctacatgattgttcttcaactattattcccctctgattttgggaataatttacagttattgttgggtttaggggtagggaatagatatggattacattttcgaacaaaactaatgttccaggatcaacatagatgttaatgtacttggcaaaatcatgacgtgcgtTGACCGCTTCTGTTTCAAACAGATGTAAGCACATGGGGAAGAAGCAGCTTTGTTTTATCAAACTAACTACATTTTAAGGTTAGTTATAAggctgctctgtgcagtctaatTACAGTAAGTATAGCCAAATAATGTGGTCATAAACTTGCTAACTAGTTTCTCTAATGTGATATTTGTGGTTGCAGTTTAGCAGTCCTCAGTCATGTGAATTGAAAGATTAataagtatgatttgctcatgtACACAAACAGGAACTGGTGTGCCTACGTAGTGACGCGGACTGTAAGCTGTGTTATGGAAGATGGAGTGGAAACTTATGTCAAACCTGAATACCAGCGCTGTGCTTGGGGCCAATGTTCCCATGTGGTTTTGTAAGTATTCATGCTTAAGCACTGCCaaattacatttcatttaatCTTTGTGACCACTTGTTATTATGACAGTGTCAAGCTGGAAAGGTCTGGCCCATCTCCCTCTCCTTAACTGGACTCATGTCCACCAGAACTATGTGTGGAATGAGACGGGAGAGAGACACTGAGAGAAATCGACCTCATATAAAACCGCTAATGTTCCGGAAAGTTACTTGCATTCTGTTATATTACTCATTTAGTAGAGAACACATTTCAGACACAAGTCCAATATGAACCTGACCTTTACTTAAGTCTCAGTGAACATCAGCTTTATCCAAGATCTTCAAAGAAAGCCGTAATACTAGTCCGCTATAAAATACAGAAGCCACATCACAAGTATGAATGgataataaacaatatcctaatAATAGCAACAACTGCACTTGAAAGTTAAGTAGACGCACAAGAGGCttgccagagcaaagcaaacactttcAAAGATTTTAATGATGTATTGAAAGCTTTGactgaataaaataacaaaaacatgccCAGAAACAACAACTCTCAGAAAATGAAGAACAGGCCTTTATTGTAGCGTTGCCTAGCAGACTTGTGGCTTTTTGAAAAGCGATACACAGCTAAGGAAAGAACGCAACAGAAATACTTTCTATCTGCCTACTTGAGCAGTACCATTAGAGACTCTCAATTAAAGTCTTGAAAGATGATTAAATGAAAAATGACAACTTTTATAAACATGGGAAAAGTTGACATATAGTATAGAAGCTGAACTGTTGTGCATCATTATGGACATTTTGTTAGTTTCATTTTGTGATATTTCAGGTTAGAAAACCATTAAAATTGCAATGTTCCTTCACACTACTTAAGAGTAAAAGTCCTACATTCTTAAACAGGTTTCAGTTTTGTTGACAAagcttaaaaatacaaataatcaaaaaaatacaactatttgtaatattttagcaCATTATTTTTGTGAGTGAATGCATCAAAATGAATATTGCTTTTGATCTTCTTATCAAAGACTGTAATGATCTCAATAAAAACTGCTTAGTATatagaaaataatagatttttattattattttaaaaagcattgcattgtGTAAACAAACTGTACTTTAAAGTgttaaaataccaaaaataaataaataaataataaaaattgataGTTATAATCAGGGCTCATGCTGGCAAATAAATCTGTCAGTGAagctaaaaatataataaaatataatcctTTTATGATTAATTGTTATGTTGATGCATGAGGGTAAATGTTTACTGTTTGCAAACAAAGCTCAGTAAATAGAACTGAACATGATAAAATATTTCACCACAGGTATCGGACTTACAGAAAACCACGGTATAAGGTTGCCTATAAAGTGGTATCAGAGATGGAATGGAAGTGCTGTCATGGTTACTCAGGTGATGACTGCAGTGACGGTTCCTCTGCCATACATGACAGCAGGGCAAGACCTACTGGTGAAGAAGGTagaatttatatacatatataataaagatattttaaattacacaaacattcctgaaatgcattttaaggaaataatattaaatgttaatggGATATTTAAATTTCTggcatcatttattcatccttgaCTGATTACAAAGCAGTTTGAGTTtgtttatttggtaacactttattttgattgtccatttgagcattagtagactgtctgcttaatatctgttgatactgctctttcaacagacatttagctaactataagaaactttgaaggtacatgtcaacttacaaaactaacccttaccccaaccccaacctaacagtatacttataatctaatgagaattagttggcatgcaatgtaacttaaattcaacaaacagaccatcaaaacaaagtgtgaccgttttttttcttctgttgaacacaaaacatgacTTTCTTTGAAGAATgtaagaaacctgtaaccattgacatccgtAGTTTTAGTTTTTCCTACTAAGGATGCCAATGGTTACATTGTTCATAATATCATCTTTTGTATTCAGCAGACTAAAATAACTCAAATTGATTAGGAATCTGtcaaggatgaataaatgatgggAGAATTTTTGGGGcggactatccctttaaaaacattGATTCTAATAACTTGTCCAACCATGTCTTTAGGGAGAAGTGACAGCGACAGGATTAGACAACTCGAGGAACAAATACAAAGCTTGAACAAAAACCTTCACAACCTccaaaagaaaatatatgaagAATCTCAAAGGGAAGGCATCAGCGGTGGCAACAATCTGGCAGACGCTGCCCAGCCAGGGATGAAAGAGACCATTCACAGCATCCAGACCAAACTGGACATGCTGGACAACATGACACGAGTGCATGACAAGACCCTCACAAACATCAACAACCACCTTGTGGGCGGCAATGGAATTGAGAATGAGTTGGACAGTCGCTATGGCACACTTAAAGAGGAGATTCTCCGGGAGCTTGAACGGCGGGTGACGCTGTCTTGTTCGTCTTGCCAAAACGGAGTGGAGAGCATACAAAGGCAACATCAGGAAGACAGAGAGAGGATCCGAGAACTGGAGAAGCACATCAGTGTGATGGAACAGCACCACCAGCAAACCTTAGACTTGCTATCACGCTCTCAGAGTTGCTGTGATTCCCTGGACAGGAAGCTCAGTGCAATTGACAGAAAGGTCAGTTCGACTGCAGAGACATACGATATCCTTAGAGGACGCCTTGAGAAGGAGCTGAGAGGTAATGGCAATGGAGGTCGTGGAAAAGCTATGGAGGAAAAACTGAATAACCGCCTTCGAGACCTGGAGCGGAGATTGAATGGGACTGTGAGAAAAACTGAGCAAAAATGCTCCCATACAGAGACAAGTATGAAGGAGTTTGTCCAGAGAGAGATCGGCCAGATAAAGAACTCAGTCCTCGGTCGAAACGATGATCATGGTTATAGGATATCTACAGTTGAGATAGACATCCAAGACTTGAAGCGTTTTATTAACGATCATAAAAATAACCTGGAACGGTTAGGGAACAAAACAAACGATCTTGACAGTGGGCTTAagtcagcgattcatttgtgcaCAGAGACATGCGCTGCCAAAGGGAGTGAGACAGAAGATACTGTGAAAAGCCTGGAATGGAAGGTTGTTGCCAATGAGGAGGACATTAAGAAGTTTGACACCAAGCTAAAGGATATAAGTGTGTCTGGTGACTCCTTATTGGACCGTGTAATAGATCTAAGCAATGACGTTCAAAAAATTAAGGATCTGACAGGACAAAATGGAGAACACTTTAACCAAATCGTCACCGATGTGGAGAATCTGGGACGTGATTGTGACGTATGCAGCTCGATAGATGGCGAACTACAAAAAATAAGAAACGTCACGAGCTACGCTTTCGACAAATTCCAGGCAGAGCTTACAGTTTTGGGCAGAAAGGTATTTTCAGATGAGCACGTTTGCTCACAGGTGTGCTCAAACCTCCAGGAGGAAGTGGGCAAATTGAAAGAAGAGGTTGAAAAATGCACAGGCCAATGCATGATCAGTATGGCTGACCATCAGAGGAATGTAGACAATCAAAATACTGTAACTCGCAAGCTTGGCAAAGACCTCAAATCTATTCAGGGTGAGCTTACAGGGATTCTCCAAACATTCAACTCCATCAACGATACTCTAAAAGGCCTCAGGAACACCATACAGAAGCATGGCAACAATATTACTGATCTGAACACGTCTAAGGGCAAAATCTACTTGGAGTTGGATCAGCTTTATGATGATCTGAACAAGCACAAAGTGGACAGCAAAGGACATTTCGACAGCATCAGTAGCTTTAACAGCAACTTGATGACTGAAATGGGAGAATGCAGACTTTCTCGAGAGGGCCTGGATAAAAGGCTTTCAAAGATGGAAGATGTCTGCGGTAGACTGGATACTTTGTCAGAGAACCTTAAGACAATTAAAGATGGCCTGAGCAAACACGTCTCTGGGCTTTGGACTTGTGTTAATGATCTAAACTCCACGGTTATCTCTCACAGTGAGACCATTAGCCGCATTCATAATGTTCACTTGGAGAACATTCAAGGCCGGATGAACAATCTTAACTCTTCCATACGGAATGTTCTCAAGGAGTTCCAGATCTTCACTGAACAGGACTTTACTGGTACGTTCTTAGAATttatacagtatacaacatatagAAATTTGCTACATTTCAATAAAATAGAGGCTGGCAGATCATCAAAACAACGTGTTTACAAACTTTATATTCTATCACTCCAGTGACTAGTAATTAAGTTGGGTgatcaggcaagtcattggaaAACAGTTTGTAGTGtagccaattaaaaaaaattgaggcAGCTAATGATATTGCTAATAATACTGACATTGGAagcttttaaattgtttaaaatattttttttttttattccagccatACTACAAgaaatactattatttatttatccataagAAAAACATATTCAGTGAACAGCGGATTAGTGCAtcagcagcagtaatgcggtccaTGTACCAGTTCGTTGTGGTAatgaaggagctgagccgaaaggcaaagctctcgatttactggtcaatctacgtttctactctcacctatggtcatcaGCTTTGGAtaatgaccgaaaggacaagatctcggatataAGCGgctaaaatgagtttccttcacagggtggcagagCGCACCCTTAAAGATAGGCTAAGGAGTTAGGAGTtacccaggaggagctcggagtagagccgctgctcctctacatcgagagaagtcagctgaggtggctcaggcatcctggacgcctacctagggaggtgttccaggcatgtcccaccgggaggaggcctggaggaagacccaggacacgcttgagggactatgtctctcggctggcctgggaacgcctcggattccccccggaggagctagaggaagtgtctgggaagaggAAAATATGGGGTTctttcctaagactgctgcccccacgacccaGTCCCAgaaaagtggatgaaaatgaatgaatgaatgaatgaatgaatgaaaatataataataaatactgtgaaagttttgTTTGCTAAACATACCTtggcaaatgtttttaaaaaaaatcaatttcacATAATTTTACTTGCAAAAGTTACTTGTATTCAACAGAATGACTAAGGCCCTATTCAGACTTGGTATTAAAATGGATTTTGGTCAATCAGATTACAAGTAGAaaagccagacagacagacacagtcaTTTTTACATCAGTTTTTTTGACTCTGTAATTGCCGATTTTTATGAGGGGTGGTTTTATGTACAGTAACAGGCTTTTTTTGATCTTTTAATGTAAGACTGGTAAATGAGTTTGTGCATTTTACACATGAACATGAAATGAGATGATGAAAAATGATACAGAGAGCAGCAGTAGAGGGTGCAACTTGTAGTTTTTAGCATTTTAGTTGCCTTTACTCCAAATGGACATTTTTACACAGAAAAGCTTCAACTCCAACTGGCTATTGCACTTCAGCAACACTTCctataatgtttaagaaatagGTCAGCAGGCAGAGAGTCTGAGGCTATTTGTGGCTGTTTAAACACATTCATTGACATTGACACTGTTAAAGCAATACAATCAAATTCATTTGCAAACTATCTCTAAAAGTGGAGTTTTGAGTAATGTAAAGTATTTAATAATGACTATTCCCCCATTGTGTGACCTGGTATGATATTCTAAACCCCTAACAAAACTTCAACTAGCatttttctcattatttaaattattttacactAAGCTTCTATGATGGCACATTAACCGAGAAAATTAATATGCCaaaccaaatgattaactaataAATTACTGAGGGCTAAAGATATTTCAAACACTTTAAATAAATGATCTCCAAAGCATGGAGCCATGTTTATCTTCTATATTGAAtttgacataataaaaaaaaattcatggaCACGTTATACTATACATCAACTATTcatattcagtttctgaatgtaaaaataaatctattttgggTCAATTTACAGGACCTCCAGGTCTGCCAGGTCCTCAAGGAGAGAAAGGATCTAAAGGACCACCTGGGCCACGAGGACCTCTAGGAAAGGAAGGCCCACAAGGGAGAGTGGGGCCGGTAGGACCCCCAGGTAATTAaatgacaacaaataaataaatactacaaagtTGTAACAACACTGGCTTTGGTGTGGTTAAATTAAtactatttatatacattttgtgTCCTATTTAGGGCTCAGAGGTGAACAAGGTCAGTAATCTAACTAATACAACTCCCATGGCTTGGGTTTCTActacaaatatttgtttaattgcaaataaacataatttaaaaaaaatcttcatgtGCTTACCAGGACCTCCTGGAAAGGATGCCAATGTTCCAAGACTGTCGTTCTCAGCAGCCCTCACAAGACCCCAAGCCAGTTCAGGCACAATTATTTTCAACAAGGTCTTCATCAATGAAAGAAAGGCCTACAATCCAAAAACAGGTATGTATTAAAAAGACGACCCTATCATATgtcaattaaaggtgcagtatgtaagtttgacacccagtggttgaactaggtattgcattcctggaaaaaaaacacaaggACCAACAACAGCGTTCAAGTCTAACGATCGAGCCAAAAGGCTGATAAATTGTGTTCTATATAAAACCAACGGCccacaatagaaggaatatttttaatattaaaaggagttttgttctaaccaacacctcgtgtgctttttttcagtgttaaatgttattttgaatgccattttagaTGACTAgagactatagcccctttcacacagtgataccggtaaatatccggaaaatttacggaacgactttaccggtatattcaaaaaagcgctgttcacacaggcgaggacgttacggaaattttccggaaaagagcattcacacatccattccaaaataccggtaaattctgacatcattcaccacaaatgagcttgaaacggctgcgcttgtatttgtaaacatttgactaaattacaaactcttttgatgatcaatattgtgaacaactttcgcaggatcactttcgcatgtcgagatcataatatgtgtgtgtgctggcgctcacaggctgtttcatgggcacacgcaaagcttgaaggtaaacaaacaacggcttatcataagcatcttatcgatgattatttgcacagttggcattaagaagaacatataaacgtgatctgactaacttctagcagctaaatgcgtctggaaaaatattcaaaggcttttattctcacaaaccgcgcggacgtaaatgcgtctgactgttgtgattggctaaagcagacggctcacgtcagcacgttctagacgtgcacgcgcttattccggaaatattccttctgcgttcacacagcgcagcattccggcaaattgccggtaatgttacaacttctctttccggaaaatagccagaacgaatttaccggtattttcaaaaaggacctgttcacacatacaacctttccggaaaattgccggtaattttccggaaaggtctgtatgtgtgaaaggggcttatgactTAGATGATTTATTACCATaaaactgaaagcagcagcagatagttcacctcagatcttgaaaataaaataaactgtttgaaattaaaCTTCAGAACTGTGACGCAAAACCAACAcatagtgattcagcatgtacatttaataatgttaaagaggtttaatatgtattaattagatcataaaccttaccattttgtgagtgagtgcatagtctgtgcttctgaatgactgtatttaaatgctaaactggcattgggtgagTTAAAAGAACCAGAACAAAGACAGCATTACAACAAGAaactcacatttttaaagcagaatatctgacttcagcattgtttttcaggtaaacaagaatgttcacctggcatgtttcttaaatatttgaaaacatggtatttttatgcttttgaagagtcaaaaacttacaaacaGCACCTTTAAGGATTGCCTTAATCAAAAACTCTAACCAAATGTATTTTGACAGGTGTGTTCACTGCTCCAGTGAGGGGGCGATACTTCTTCAGTGCAGTCT
Protein-coding sequences here:
- the emilin1a gene encoding EMILIN-1-A isoform X1, translating into MALYFVYLSTLLALILLGDNWAAGTYASRYTQHVDENQFGAAAQSGSKVTSRHRNWCAYVVTRTVSCVMEDGVETYVKPEYQRCAWGQCSHVVLYRTYRKPRYKVAYKVVSEMEWKCCHGYSGDDCSDGSSAIHDSRARPTGEEGRSDSDRIRQLEEQIQSLNKNLHNLQKKIYEESQREGISGGNNLADAAQPGMKETIHSIQTKLDMLDNMTRVHDKTLTNINNHLVGGNGIENELDSRYGTLKEEILRELERRVTLSCSSCQNGVESIQRQHQEDRERIRELEKHISVMEQHHQQTLDLLSRSQSCCDSLDRKLSAIDRKVSSTAETYDILRGRLEKELRGNGNGGRGKAMEEKLNNRLRDLERRLNGTVRKTEQKCSHTETSMKEFVQREIGQIKNSVLGRNDDHGYRISTVEIDIQDLKRFINDHKNNLERLGNKTNDLDSGLKSAIHLCTETCAAKGSETEDTVKSLEWKVVANEEDIKKFDTKLKDISVSGDSLLDRVIDLSNDVQKIKDLTGQNGEHFNQIVTDVENLGRDCDVCSSIDGELQKIRNVTSYAFDKFQAELTVLGRKVFSDEHVCSQVCSNLQEEVGKLKEEVEKCTGQCMISMADHQRNVDNQNTVTRKLGKDLKSIQGELTGILQTFNSINDTLKGLRNTIQKHGNNITDLNTSKGKIYLELDQLYDDLNKHKVDSKGHFDSISSFNSNLMTEMGECRLSREGLDKRLSKMEDVCGRLDTLSENLKTIKDGLSKHVSGLWTCVNDLNSTVISHSETISRIHNVHLENIQGRMNNLNSSIRNVLKEFQIFTEQDFTGPPGLPGPQGEKGSKGPPGPRGPLGKEGPQGRVGPVGPPGLRGEQGPPGKDANVPRLSFSAALTRPQASSGTIIFNKVFINERKAYNPKTGVFTAPVRGRYFFSAVLTGHKNVKIEAVLSKSNFGIARGDSAGYQPEGLEKPMAEARHTPGSLVIFNIVLPLQEGDTICIDLVTGKLAHSVEPLTIFSGMLLYEESEDRL
- the emilin1a gene encoding EMILIN-1-A precursor (The RefSeq protein has 4 substitutions compared to this genomic sequence) produces the protein MALYFVYLSTLLALILLGDNWAAGTYASRYTQHVDENQSGAAAQSGSKVTSRHRNWCAYVVTRTVSCVMEDGVETYVKPEYQRCAWGQCSHVVLYRTYRKPRYKVAYKVVSEMEWKCCHGYSGDDCSDGSSAIHDSRARPTGEEGRSDSDRIRQLEEQIQSLNKNLHNLQKKIYEESQREGISGGNNLADAAQPGMKETIHSIQTKLDMLDNMTRVHDKTLTNINNHLVGGNGIENELDSRYGTLKEEILRELERRVTLSCSSCQTGVESIQRQHQEDRERIRELEKHISVMEQHHQQTLDLLSRSQSCCDSLDRKLSAIDRKVSSTAETYDILRGRLEKELRSNGNGGRGKAMEEKLNNRLRDLERRLNGTVRKTEQKCSHTETSMKEFVQREIGQIKNSVLGRNDDHGYRISTVEIDIQDLKRFINDHKNNLERLGNKTNDLDSGLKSAIHLCTETCAAKGSETEDTVKSLEWKVVANEEDIKKFDTKLKDISVSGDSLLDRVIDLSNDVQKIKDLTGQNGEHFNQIVTDVENLGRDCDVCSSIDGELQKIRNVTSYAFDKFQAELTVLGRKVFSDEHVCSQVCSNLQEEVGKLKEEVEKCTGQCMISMADHQRNVDNQNTVTRKLGKDLKSIQGELTGILQIFNSINDTLKGLRNTIQKHGNNITDLNTSKGKIYLELDQLYDDLNKHKVDSKGHFDSISSFNSNLMTEMGECRLSREGLDKRLSKMEDVCGRLDTLSENLKTIKDGLSKHVSGLWTCVNDLNSTVISHSETISRIHNVHLENIQGRMNNLNSSIRNVLKEFQIFTEQDFTGPPGLPGPQGEKGSKGPPGPRGPLGKEGPQGRVGPVGPPGPPGKDANVPRLSFSAALTRPQASSGTIIFNKVFINERKAYNPKTGVFTAPVRGRYFFSAVLTGHKNVKIEAVLSKSNFGIARGDSAGYQPEGLEKPMAEARHTPGSLVIFNIVLPLQEGDTICIDLVTGKLAHSVEPLTIFSGMLLYEESEDRL